The Mycolicibacterium brumae DNA window CGCAGCGGCCGCGGGCGGCTCCCCGATCAACCCCTCCAACGTCCCGTTGATCGGGTTGACGCGCAGGGTAGCGCGCTCTGCGAGCTTGTTCGCCTCGTCGTGCGGCCAGGTTCCCATGTAGATGTAGGTTGTTCCGCTGGACTTGTCGTCGACGCGAAACATGATCGCACGCCAGTACAGGTCCACGCGGCCGGTGCGCACCCGCGGATCGACCGCACCCTTCATGGGTTCGATATGCAGACTCGGCTGGGTGTCGTCGACGTTGAGCTTCTCGAAGAAGTCGTAGACCTTGTTCTTTACCGAGCCGTCCAACTTGGACATCGTCTTGCTGTTCGACGCAATTACCAGGTTCGCCACCTACACCACTCCGTTCAACTTCAGCGCCGCCACGATTTGCGCGGGCTCCGGCGGGCACAGCGTCCAGCCATCGGCGTCGGCAGTCCCGTCGAGAACCACGCCGATATGTGCATCCGCCCACGCAAGGTCGATGACGTCGCCCTCGTCGGTTTCGTATCCGAGCACGGGCACCGCGGCACCGGACTCCGCCAACGCCCGGATGAGGTTACGTTCGACCTCCGACACGGCTTCGTCTAGAACTGCCTGCCACTCTGGCGAAAGCGTGGACTCCGCTGAGGTCTCGGTCGCCGTCAGCGGCGCCGCGTCGAGCAGCGTCCGGGTAGAGACCCGGCTATGGTCGCTGATACCGAACCAATTCGACAGGCGCAACCACTCTTTCCACGCTTTGCCGTCCAGTGCTACCACCGCGGCGTCGCGGTCATCGACGGCGAGGATGGCGTGTGGGGCCTCCTTGGTGCTGCGAGCACCGGCGGTGACGGTCAGACCGCCGTCGGTCCATGCCCAGCACACCTCGGACCCACCGGGCGGGAACCCTCCGACACCGTCGAGCGCCGCCATCGCCGCGGCAGGGAGCGCGTCGACACCGGCCTTAACCCGGTTGTCCCCGCGCACGAACAGGTACGGCATCCAGGTACTCAACTGCCGCCAGGCATCGACGTCCGGTGCGACCATGAACTCCAGCAGCTGCGTCACCGGATCCTTGGACAACAACCGAACGAGCCCGGGCTGGACGTGGAATTGGCTGGTGACGATGCCAGCCGCTTTCTGGTCGAACCACGGCGGCTCGACTGACTCGGCGGACTTGAAGCGCTGCAGGTCGCCGTGGCTGAACGACCACACCAGGTAACCGGCCTTGCGCAGCGCAGCACGCTTGTCAGCGTCATCAGCGACCCGATTGCAGCCAGGGACCGCGTGGAAGGATCGGCCGTCGCCGAAGATGGCGATCTGGGGAATATCGGGGTCGGCCGTTTGCAGGACGAAGTCGGGTTTGACGAAGCCGAGCGAAACCTGCGGCCGCAATGACCATTTACGGGCCTTGGCGCCTTGCACGGTGATGGTGGCCGACGGGCCGTAGGTGCCGGGCTTCTCCGCCACCGCGGCGCCCATCGTCTTCACGCGTGCGATGAACGATGAGTAGAAGTCACGTTCCAGGAAGGACTCGTCACTGACCGGTGTGACCGGTGGAGCCGTCTCGGTCACCTCGGCCGTCCAGTCGGCGAGATCCGGGGTGGCGTGTGATCCGATATCGAGAATGTCGTCGAGCAGGTTCAGCGCCGCCAACCGCGACACCTTGTCCATCTCGTGCGGTGCGGCGAACGGCAGCAGACAGCGGTGGCAGGCCAGTCGTTCCTCGTCACGGCAGGGGCATTCCCGCACGATGCGGCGTGCAGCCGCCAAGACGGCGAATACCTTGGTGTGGTCGGCGAACTCGGCAAGGTATCCGGTTCCTCCCGGGACCGTGTCGTGGATCAACAGGGCACGCCGGTCAGGTGCCCAGAGAGCGTCACTGATGGTGGCAACATCGAGGTGCTCGGGTGAACCGCCGATCACCTCACGCAGGCCGAGCATGATCGCTGCGGCCAGGCTGGGGTGGGCGAAGCTGTCGTACTCCATCTGCGGCGGCAGATGCAGCAGCACCCCCTGGGTACGCAGTCGCCGGGCGAGCGCGATATCGCGGACGTCTTCCGTGGGGGAATCGCGCAGCCGGCACCAGGTCCGGTGTTCGTAGCGGCTGTTGCGCCCGGCGTCACGGTCGAGTTGGCCGCACGACGCGCACAACCGGAACAATCCGCTGTTGGATTCCTGGCCGGCGATCATCCGCGGCTTGCCCTTGGAGGCGCGTCTGCCGAGGTTGATCCAGCGAATATCCAAGCGCCGCAAATATTCCGCACCGAACGCTGACGCGGAACGGAACCAGGTGGTGCCGACCTGAGTGGGGTCGACGTCAGCGGCGGTGACGACGGTGTAGGGCTCGCGTTTGCGGTCATCGCGCAACTCGTTGATGGTGGCCTCGTCGCGGCGGACTTCGGCGGACACCCGGGTCATTTCGACGACGGGCAGATGCTGGCTGACATCGGCGATGGCGGTGCTGTGGCAGCGCGGGCAGGTCGTCGCCGGATCGGCGGCGATCCCGGACGGGCTGATGCCGGCCCAGCCGCACTGCGGGCAGACCTGCCAGGCATGGATGTTCGATTCACCTGTGCCCAGGTCGACGGCGTCGATGGTCACGGCGAGGCCTTGGGCGTAGAAGGTGGCGCCGGGAGCGAGTTCGGTCAGCGCGACCCGGGAGCCCCGCTGGTAGCTCAGCTGTTCGCCCATGTAGTCGTTACTGTCCGGGTCAATCCAGGTGACCCCGACATCGAGGGTGACCGCATCGTCGAGCAGCGTGTAATTGGGCAGCACGCCGTAGCGTTCCAGGACCGATATCCAGTAGTCGCGAGTGAGCGAGTTTATCTGGGCACCAAGCAGTTTACGTGATCCCCTCGCGATCTTGAGGGCGCGCCGGTCATCGTCCGTGGCTGCCGGCGAGGAGGCGCGGCGTTCGAACTCGGGCAGATCTGCTTCGACTGTGGCCAGCCGCTTGGTCAGTTCGTCGAGGTCGTGACGCCAGGCGTAGGACGCTGACAGTACTCGCTGGGTCAGTCCGCTGGGTCCGCCCTCCGGCGGTGCGCTGGCCCATGATCGCAACGCTGCGACGGCATCGGGGCTGAGGTGTTCGCCGAACTGATGTAGGAATCGGTCCAGCAGTATCTCCGATTCGGTGGCCGCGGTTTCCAGCAGCCGTGCGAGCCAGCCCTTTTCGCTGTCGTCGCCGAGAACCGACCGTGCATCCTTGGGCGGGTCGAGCTGCGGGTCGCGGGCGAACTGGTCGACGATATGGGCGACGTACTGGCGTTGCAGGATTTCCTCGGCGCTCAGGAAGGTCGCCGGCGGTCGGACGTCGCCCTGGATCACCGACAGCGGTTCGAAGAGTTTCGGCAGGTGCTCGCCGCGGCCACGGACGTAGGCCAGCACCAACGAGTTTCCGGTGAGCCGGCCGGCGCGGCCGACCCGCTGCAGATACGACGACACCGATCGGGGTAGCGAGCCGAGCATGACCGTCGACAGGTCGCCGATGTCGATACCCATCTCGAGGGTGGGGGTGGCTACGAGCACGTTGGGTGCTTGCGGGTCGGCGCCGCCGCGTTTGAACGCGGTCTCGTATTCCAGCCGGGTCTTGGTCGGTAGCAGGCCGGTGTGTTCGCGAGCCACCACGCGTTTCATCTCCGTCGACTCGTACAGCCGTCGGTAGAAGTTGTCGTCCTTGGCAACGCGGTGCAGTCGGCCGGGGCACCGGTTCAGGGTGCAAGGCGCACCGTCCAGCTCGTCGACGGTGGTAGCGCTGCCCGGCGTCGGGGTCTGGCAGATACTGCACGCCAGCAGGTGTCGCCCATCGAGCAGCGCGTCCAGGCTGGGTGAGCTGACCTGGACGGTGGCCGGCGCCAACCCGTACACGGTGGATCCGGTTTCGGTGGCGAACGTGGACAGCAGCATCTGCTCGGCAAGTTCGGCGAACAGCGCCTTGGCCAGGAAGGTGCCGTCGGCGGGGCTGACATCCAGGCAACGTGACGTCCACTGGGCATACCAGGACGACGGCGCGGTGATCGAGTCGAATCCTTCCGGCAGTGCCCCGGCTCCGGATTTCAGCGCCGGGAATGCCGGGGCGGGTCGGCCTTTCGGGAACGCGGGCATACCCTGGCCGCGCGGACGTCCGCCCCAGACGTGGTAGCGGTTGGCGTTCTTCTCCAGATAGGGCCGCAGCCATTCGTGGTGGATGCCGCCTCGGGTCCGGATGCGTTCGACGACGCCGCGGACCCACTGGGCAAGTGCCTCGTCGGGCACTCCGGTCAGAGGCAGTTGGGTCGGGTCGGCTTTGTCCAGGGCGCGCCGGCCGATGATCGGAGCGCGATGTGGGGCTCCGAGGTACACCTCGGCGACGACGCTGCCGGTCAGTTCCAGGGTGCGGCCGGTGCGCGAGTTGAGGCCGAACTCAAGATCGACGTCAAACCGCAAGCGGCGCCTGGCTTTATTTTCCGCGGCTCGCCGGGAGTTGGGGTGGGCGTCGGGTTTCCAGAACGCGACGAACTCGTCGCGGTCGACGATGTCCGGCGGCAGCAGCTGGTAGCGCAGCATCGGGTCGGTGCCGGCACGGGCGATGACCGCCAAGGCCAGTTCATCGAGGTCGAGTTCAGCGTCGCTGAGCGCACCGCGCAGCGCGGTCCGCAGACTCAGACTGTGCGAGCGGGCTTGCACAAAGCCAGCGCGGTGCGCGGCGTCCTGCACGCTGTCGGTGAACATCAGCGCCTTCTTCTCAGCGGCGTCAAGATGCTTATCGCCGAACATGTTCGACAGCGTCACCGACAGTTGGGTAGCCACCGCGCTGCCCAGGAAGCGGATGCCATCGTCGGCACCACACGCCGGACACACATCGTTCTTGGACTGCTCGTCGGCCTCAGGGCCGATCAGGGTGAGCACCGGCAGCACCCGGCCGTCGACCACGTCGGGGCTCTGCGGGTCGGGGGTGGTGTCCTGCAGTTCGCGGTGGTCGACGTGGAACCAGCGCAGGCCCGGGACCCCGCCGGGCACCTGCGCCTCGGCGGGCGCGGAGATCAAAGACCGGAACCGGGACGCCCCGGCAGCATGGTCGGCCCGGATCGCCTCGTCGGTCACATCCAAGGCGCTGCCGGTGGGCGCAAGCCGGGCGCCCCAGCCGGAACGCCCACAGTGCCGGCAGTACACCGCGGGCAGGAACAAGCCGTCGTCCTCGGCCGAGGTGCCGTCGTCGGACCACCGGTATTCGGTGGCGGCGCGGACCACCCGGTCGACGCGGCTGAGTTCACGGATCCACAGATGGACGTCCACCCCGAGCGCAGCGCGGCCGGCCTCGGCACGGACGTGGGAAAGCATGGCGAAGACGAACTCCAGGAACCGCATCTGGGTGGCCCGGGTGCGGGCGGCGTCACGATCGACGGGTACTGCCGGGAAGACTCGTTCGGCGAGGTCGGCCAGCGATACCGCATCGACCGCGTTGTCCAGGACGGCCTGCAGGAACCGGTGCCGTTTGAGTTGGTCCAGTAGATCCGCCGCATCAGGCGCCCCCGAACTACCTGGCGCTGACGCATTTTCGAAGAGTTCAGCGAACACGGCATCGGCCAGGGCATGGTTCCCGTCGCGGGTTCCATCGACTTCGGCGATGCGCTCGACGGCGTCGGGCAGCGCCGGCTCGATCGGCTTCCATTCGTGGTCGCGGCTACCGAGCCTGGCCCGGCGCCACTGGTCAGGGGTGAGGCGGGTTTCCTCGATCACCGCATCGGCACCGAACGGCTCGCCGAACACGGTGTAGGCGAAATCGAGCATCGTCGACGGAGCCGCGCGTGATCCGAGGGTGGCCGAAGTCGCGACCGGGGTGACCCGGCCCAAGGGTCGCTGCCGGTCCTCGTCGGTGACCCGAGTCTCGGCGGTCCAGTGCGCTTTGAGGGTCAGCCCGAGGCGGCGCAGCAGCATCGCCACGTCGGTGCCCTGCGCCCCGTCGTAAGTGTGGAATTCGTCGAGCACCAGGTACTGCAGCGACTCGGCGGACAGTCGCCACATGTCGGCCCGGCCGGGATGCAGCAGCAGGTGGTCGAGCATCTTGTAGTTGGTCAGCAGGATGTCCGGCGGGGAATCGTGCATGAGGGCGCGGTCGGTTATCAGGCCCTCCGCCGAGACCCGGGTCCGTCCCCCGCTGGACTGTTCACCGGTGTAGAGCCCAGCGGTGACCCCTGACAGTGCTGGATCCCCGGCGATCAGTTTGGCCAGCCGCTCGGCCTGATCGTTGGCTAGCGCGTTCATCGGATAGAGGATGAGCGCCTTCATTCCCGCGATGCCAGACTTCTTGGCGCGCAAGACATGATCGAGGATCGGGTAGAGGAAAGCCTCGGTCTTGCCCGACCCTGTACCGGTGGTTACCAACGTCGGCTGTGGTCGGTCATGGTGCTTGGTTGACAACCGCGCAAACGCAGCCGCCTGGTGGCCATACGGGGTGAAATCGGCAGGCCAGCAATCCAGATGCTCGGACCAGTCATCACCCGACGGCGCGAACGGCAGCCGCAGGCGGACATACGGTCCCTTGAACATCCCGGTGTCGGGGTTGCCAATGAAATCCGTGAGAGCCGCTTGGGCGTCTGGGTCAGTCAGCGCGAATGTGGTTGCCAGATAGTCGGTCAGGCCTTCGCGTAGGTGCTCGGCTTGCAGGGTCGGGAGAAGCACGCCCATCAGGACGTCCTTCGCTTTGCCCGGCGGCGCTGGGGCTTCAACGCGCGGCCGGCGTTCCATATGGCGTGGTCAATCTCCCAAGCGGTCACGGAACGGTCCAGTCTCTGAGTGACGTGCGGAATAAGTTGCTCGACAACGTGTCTCGCGTCGTCGGGCTCGACGGTCACCCCGTGGTGATCGAGCCAGCGCAGCACCATTCGGTCCGGTTTGATCAGGTCGTCCTGACCGATCAGCATCCAGAGATAGCCACGCCGAACCCCCTCGCTCCCTTCGCCGGGAATCTGGCGCAGCGCAGCGTCCAGCTTGTCGAACCGCGTCGTGTCATCGAACAAGTCAATGGCCTCGGGCATGGTGATGGCGCCATGATCGATGAAGACCTTTGCATGACGCAGCACGGCATCTGCTTTGAGAATTCCGCCGCGGGTGGAAGTGCGCTGCCGGTTAGTCAACACGGTCAGCTCATCCACGCTCAGTTCGGTGAGCCCGGTCACCGGTAGTGGGTCGTCACCGATCGGGTCTGCCGCTGGAATGGTCGGGTGGTCGACACCGAACTTGGCAGCGATTTTGTTGCGCACCAAGGGAACGACGACTTTCTCGTAGTTGGCGCCGATGCTCCACACTGCATCCGCGATAGCCAGGCTCAGGCTGACCCAACGACGCTCGCGCGGCTGTGGATTCAACGCCACCACAGCATCAATGAGTTTATTGAGCGCTGCTTCGTCCAGCGGCCCTTTGGAATTCATCACATCGTCCTTCGGCGTCATCAGGCCGAGTCTTCTGATTGCACGATGTTGGAGAAGTGCTTGTGCGCCAACTCCATATCGCGTTCTCGGTCGACCCCGACAAAAGGCTCGACATAGGTGACGCCGTCGAGGGTCAAATCATCGACCTTTAGAGTGCCCTTCTTGCGATATTCCGATGCAAGCTTGCCCGGTAGTTGCCGGCCGTTCGCGTCGTAGAGGGCGTCGCGTTCGTACTTCCGTAACACTGGGAACTGCGTTCGGTAGATCGTGAGTAGTTCCTCGGCGGTGATGCCCAGCATGATAGCGACAATGGCGTCGATCTCGACCAACGCCTGACGGCGGTCAGCGGCGCGGCGCAACGGTATGGACCAATCCCATTTCTCTTTGACGGTACCCAACGACGTGTGGTCGGCGTAGTCGACGCCGATGTGCGGGACCCACGAATCCTGCTGCCACGCTTTGTCGTACAACTCCTCCCACAGCGGGGCGTAAGGACGAACTAGGCAGTTGAGCCTTAATGTTCGATGCACCAACACGTTAGCAAGTTGGTGATCATCAACGAAAGGGATCATCTGAATTGCACTCGTACGCAGGTCGGTGTATCCAGCCAGCTTAACCAAGAAGTCAACAGGGATGGACGACCAGATCCCAGCGGCAACAATCGTACGAAAATCTGAACCCAGTCGGCCCGTTGCAACTTGCTCGATATGACATAGGCCCAGAGGCGCAATGGCCGACAACAGCGTTCTTTCCATTCCGTCATCCAGGCGGCGCCGCCACATCAAACGGAAGAATTCAGCACTGCTTCGCCCGCCCCAATGTGGATATGCGGATAAATAATCTGCAATAGGTTTCGACACCGAATAGATCGAGCGAGGTATAAAGTCCTCACGAATAGACAGTAGATCAATTGCCGAATAGTCCCTATGATTCTT harbors:
- a CDS encoding DEAD/DEAH box helicase; the encoded protein is MGVLLPTLQAEHLREGLTDYLATTFALTDPDAQAALTDFIGNPDTGMFKGPYVRLRLPFAPSGDDWSEHLDCWPADFTPYGHQAAAFARLSTKHHDRPQPTLVTTGTGSGKTEAFLYPILDHVLRAKKSGIAGMKALILYPMNALANDQAERLAKLIAGDPALSGVTAGLYTGEQSSGGRTRVSAEGLITDRALMHDSPPDILLTNYKMLDHLLLHPGRADMWRLSAESLQYLVLDEFHTYDGAQGTDVAMLLRRLGLTLKAHWTAETRVTDEDRQRPLGRVTPVATSATLGSRAAPSTMLDFAYTVFGEPFGADAVIEETRLTPDQWRRARLGSRDHEWKPIEPALPDAVERIAEVDGTRDGNHALADAVFAELFENASAPGSSGAPDAADLLDQLKRHRFLQAVLDNAVDAVSLADLAERVFPAVPVDRDAARTRATQMRFLEFVFAMLSHVRAEAGRAALGVDVHLWIRELSRVDRVVRAATEYRWSDDGTSAEDDGLFLPAVYCRHCGRSGWGARLAPTGSALDVTDEAIRADHAAGASRFRSLISAPAEAQVPGGVPGLRWFHVDHRELQDTTPDPQSPDVVDGRVLPVLTLIGPEADEQSKNDVCPACGADDGIRFLGSAVATQLSVTLSNMFGDKHLDAAEKKALMFTDSVQDAAHRAGFVQARSHSLSLRTALRGALSDAELDLDELALAVIARAGTDPMLRYQLLPPDIVDRDEFVAFWKPDAHPNSRRAAENKARRRLRFDVDLEFGLNSRTGRTLELTGSVVAEVYLGAPHRAPIIGRRALDKADPTQLPLTGVPDEALAQWVRGVVERIRTRGGIHHEWLRPYLEKNANRYHVWGGRPRGQGMPAFPKGRPAPAFPALKSGAGALPEGFDSITAPSSWYAQWTSRCLDVSPADGTFLAKALFAELAEQMLLSTFATETGSTVYGLAPATVQVSSPSLDALLDGRHLLACSICQTPTPGSATTVDELDGAPCTLNRCPGRLHRVAKDDNFYRRLYESTEMKRVVAREHTGLLPTKTRLEYETAFKRGGADPQAPNVLVATPTLEMGIDIGDLSTVMLGSLPRSVSSYLQRVGRAGRLTGNSLVLAYVRGRGEHLPKLFEPLSVIQGDVRPPATFLSAEEILQRQYVAHIVDQFARDPQLDPPKDARSVLGDDSEKGWLARLLETAATESEILLDRFLHQFGEHLSPDAVAALRSWASAPPEGGPSGLTQRVLSASYAWRHDLDELTKRLATVEADLPEFERRASSPAATDDDRRALKIARGSRKLLGAQINSLTRDYWISVLERYGVLPNYTLLDDAVTLDVGVTWIDPDSNDYMGEQLSYQRGSRVALTELAPGATFYAQGLAVTIDAVDLGTGESNIHAWQVCPQCGWAGISPSGIAADPATTCPRCHSTAIADVSQHLPVVEMTRVSAEVRRDEATINELRDDRKREPYTVVTAADVDPTQVGTTWFRSASAFGAEYLRRLDIRWINLGRRASKGKPRMIAGQESNSGLFRLCASCGQLDRDAGRNSRYEHRTWCRLRDSPTEDVRDIALARRLRTQGVLLHLPPQMEYDSFAHPSLAAAIMLGLREVIGGSPEHLDVATISDALWAPDRRALLIHDTVPGGTGYLAEFADHTKVFAVLAAARRIVRECPCRDEERLACHRCLLPFAAPHEMDKVSRLAALNLLDDILDIGSHATPDLADWTAEVTETAPPVTPVSDESFLERDFYSSFIARVKTMGAAVAEKPGTYGPSATITVQGAKARKWSLRPQVSLGFVKPDFVLQTADPDIPQIAIFGDGRSFHAVPGCNRVADDADKRAALRKAGYLVWSFSHGDLQRFKSAESVEPPWFDQKAAGIVTSQFHVQPGLVRLLSKDPVTQLLEFMVAPDVDAWRQLSTWMPYLFVRGDNRVKAGVDALPAAAMAALDGVGGFPPGGSEVCWAWTDGGLTVTAGARSTKEAPHAILAVDDRDAAVVALDGKAWKEWLRLSNWFGISDHSRVSTRTLLDAAPLTATETSAESTLSPEWQAVLDEAVSEVERNLIRALAESGAAVPVLGYETDEGDVIDLAWADAHIGVVLDGTADADGWTLCPPEPAQIVAALKLNGVV